Proteins from a single region of Hordeum vulgare subsp. vulgare chromosome 6H, MorexV3_pseudomolecules_assembly, whole genome shotgun sequence:
- the LOC123405673 gene encoding uncharacterized protein LOC123405673, translating into MVVEVGHSGSSLPSSPASARHAVRGPAFRRRATRRSWPSVPPPPPPPWSELPPELLGLILAGLPDPADRARFQLRVPFLALGPLPLPNAATVGRRSLPFWYSVSSPGTQLPSINVDSDSDSLPRSSPPTCQCQRQPPWRHIWRSVFPLRRRRQHPWVVLQGGFFLEDLPPELSDVRPEPIASFPENLRCVGSTGSWLALDRTDGNGRHAYFLHNPFSRATVPLPELDAVAGDVSELFTIRKVLMRSTPEDLIVVMTNNLDLPIFSVQRGKGVLLPQPGTAPYDLDTVFDIAFLGDKLYGLDTDGIVTLPITFDDDHSIPMATSIEQLIWSDIDDADVAGDDEDDDGNNNDDEGDEENNGESEKEKVELLSEEDKANRLSHIKNTLKASDGKVGLGIQFKANSMIFRYLVESCGKLFMVIREADSVRFTYKVEVFVFDVNAGTWHPVSGGLGGQTFFISRPFSKSVLARGEVEPDAIYFADFGGEVFCMKSSQARHIGHFRREGFLDFISTTTWIFPPH; encoded by the exons atggtggttgaggtcggccacaGCG GTTCCTCGCTCCCATCGTCGCCGGCCTCCGCGCGACACGCCGTTCGTGGCCCAGCGTTCCGCCGCCGCGCGACACGCCGTTCGTGGCCCAGcgttccgccgccgcctcccccgccgTGGTCCGAACTCCCGCCGGAGCTCCTAGGCCTCATCCTCGCCGGCCTCCCGGACCCGGCCGACCGCGCCCGCTTTCAGCTCCGTGTGCCGTTCCTGGCGCTCGGTCCCCTACCCCTACCCAATGCAGCTACCGTGGGTCGACGCAGTCTGCCGTTCTGGTACTCCGTTTCGTCTCCTGGAACACAGCTCCCTTCGATCAACGTCGACAGCGACAGCGACAGCTTGCCAAGATCGTCACCCCCGACCTGTCAGTGCCAACGCCAGCCACCGTGGCGACATATCTGGCGCTCGGTCTTCcctctgcggcggcggcggcagcaccCGTGGGTCGTGCTCCAGGGCGGCTTCTTCCTCGAAGACCTCCCTCCGGAGTTATCCGACGTCAGGCCGGAACCGATCGCCTCCTTCCCCGAGAACCTGCGATGCGTCGGCTCCACCGGTAGCTGGCTCGCCCTCGACCGCACGGACGGCAACGGGCGGCATGCGTACTTCTTGCACAACCCTTTCTCTAGGGCAACCGTACCGCTCCCGGAGCTGGACGCCGTCGCCGGCGATGTCTCCGAGTTGTTCACGATCCGGAAGGTGCTCATGCGATCCACCCCCGAGGACCTCATCGTGGTCATGACCAACAACCTGGATCTTCCTATATTTTCAGTCCAGCGAGGGAAGGGTGTCTTGTTGCCGCAGCCGGGAACAGCTCCCTATGACTTGGACACCGTCTTCGACATTGCCTTTCTTGGAGATAAACTCTACGGACTCGACACGGACGGAATTGTCACCCTCCCCATCACCTTTGACGACGACCACAGCATACCCATGGCTACTAGTATTGAGCAGCTCATCTGGAGCGACATTGATGATGCCGATGTAGCAGGcgatgatgaggacgacgacggaaacaacaatgatgatgagggCGATGAGGAAAACAATGGTGAATCTGAGAAGGAAAAAGTTGAGCTTCTCAGTGAAGAGGACAAAGCCAATCGTCTTAGTCACATCAAAAATACTTTAAAAGCTAGTGATGGCAAAGTAGGCCTCGGCATCCAATTTAAAGCTAACTCTATGATCTTCCGGTACTTGGTCGAGTCATGTGGGAAGCTTTTCATGGTGATTCGAGAAGCGGACAGCGTGAGATTCACTTACAAGGTGGAGGTTTTCGTGTTCGATGTCAATGCAGGTACATGGCATCCGGTCTCCGGCGGGCTAGGTGGCCAGACGTTTTTTATCAGCAGACCCTTCAGCAAGTCTGTTTTAGCTCGTGGGGAGGTAGAACCAGATGCTATTTATTTTGCAGATTTTGGTGGTGAAGTCTTCTGCATGAAATCCTCCCAGGCGAGACACATTGGTCATTTTCGAAGGGAGGGATTTCTTGACTTCATCAGTACCACAACGTGGATCTTTCCTCCACACTGA